In the Paenibacillus sp. FSL H7-0357 genome, one interval contains:
- a CDS encoding sugar transferase, which yields MSMQKLPEDYEAVLPKLYMLHAKEGNKGMDSYLVMKRIIDIFFSALGLLVLLPLFTLVAVLIKLEDPKGKVFFRQTRVGKEEKLFPMYKFRSMVSNAEELKANLMAYNEVSGAMFKIKNDPRITRTGRFLRKTSIDELPQLWNVLMGHMSLVGPRPPLVEEVAQYSEYDKQRLIVTPGCTGYWQVNARNSVGFDEMVQLDLTYIQIRSTMLDLKIIAKTALMLLGSKNAY from the coding sequence ATGAGCATGCAAAAACTGCCGGAAGACTATGAGGCCGTCCTGCCGAAACTTTACATGCTGCATGCCAAAGAAGGGAATAAAGGTATGGATTCCTATCTGGTGATGAAGCGGATTATCGACATTTTTTTCTCCGCTCTTGGCCTTCTCGTACTGCTGCCGCTATTCACTCTTGTTGCTGTCCTGATCAAGCTGGAGGATCCGAAAGGCAAAGTGTTCTTCCGGCAAACCCGGGTAGGCAAAGAAGAGAAGCTGTTCCCAATGTATAAGTTCAGATCTATGGTGTCTAATGCTGAAGAGCTGAAGGCGAATCTGATGGCTTATAACGAAGTGAGCGGCGCAATGTTCAAAATCAAGAATGATCCCCGGATTACACGGACGGGAAGATTTCTGCGCAAGACGAGCATTGATGAACTGCCTCAGCTCTGGAACGTGCTGATGGGCCATATGAGTCTGGTTGGCCCCCGTCCTCCGCTCGTTGAAGAGGTGGCGCAGTATTCGGAATACGACAAGCAGCGGCTCATAGTTACACCGGGCTGCACAGGTTATTGGCAGGTAAATGCCAGAAACAGCGTCGGCTTTGACGAGATGGTGCAGCTGGATTTAACCTACATCCAGATCCGGAGCACGATGCTGGATCTCAAAATCATTGCGAAAACCGCCCTGATGCTGCTCGGGTCCAAAAATGCTTATTAA
- a CDS encoding glycosyltransferase has product MLEYGDVPKISIIICTYNRSVLLVKTLQSLLSLENLHQAEIIVVDNHSKDDTASVTKRFMETEGAEMDIRYLLEPVQGLSAARNTGILASKSPIIAFLDDDAIPCRTWITTIVDSFEQHPEVMAMGGKIAPIFESKRPEWLIKPFELPYTIVDLGDRVREYPKRLHPCGANMAMRKLVFDISLFPLELGRKGDSLLSGEETWLFGQIQGEGHSILYHPQMAVDHFVPAGRLTEDWIMKRYYSQGISNAMKSEGVKGNLILLVKTAAKVVYIMADSILSRSKGRKLLNRCRLESIRGTLHMIWNRKRQSAAG; this is encoded by the coding sequence ATGCTTGAATACGGAGATGTACCTAAGATTTCCATCATTATCTGCACCTATAACCGATCGGTTTTGCTAGTCAAAACCCTTCAATCGCTGCTGTCATTGGAGAATCTGCATCAGGCAGAGATCATCGTGGTGGATAACCACTCCAAGGATGATACGGCGTCCGTCACCAAACGCTTTATGGAGACGGAAGGAGCAGAGATGGATATCCGTTATCTTCTGGAACCGGTACAGGGGTTGTCGGCAGCCCGAAATACGGGGATTCTGGCTTCCAAGTCGCCAATCATTGCCTTTCTTGATGATGATGCGATTCCTTGCCGAACCTGGATAACAACGATTGTTGACAGTTTTGAACAACATCCGGAAGTGATGGCCATGGGCGGAAAAATCGCTCCGATCTTTGAAAGTAAGCGGCCTGAATGGCTCATTAAGCCGTTTGAACTGCCTTACACGATTGTAGATCTGGGCGACCGGGTGAGGGAATATCCGAAACGGCTGCATCCCTGCGGAGCCAACATGGCTATGCGTAAGCTTGTATTTGACATCAGCCTGTTTCCTCTGGAGCTCGGAAGAAAGGGAGATTCACTTCTCTCCGGTGAAGAGACCTGGTTATTCGGTCAAATACAGGGAGAAGGACATTCCATTCTCTATCATCCTCAGATGGCGGTCGATCATTTCGTACCGGCAGGCCGTCTGACTGAAGATTGGATTATGAAAAGATATTACAGTCAAGGCATATCCAACGCTATGAAAAGCGAAGGTGTGAAGGGCAATCTGATCCTGCTGGTCAAGACGGCCGCCAAAGTAGTCTATATCATGGCGGATTCGATCCTCTCCAGAAGCAAGGGAAGAAAGCTTCTGAACAGATGCCGGCTGGAGAGTATTCGGGGAACTCTTCATATGATTTGGAACCGGAAGAGGCAATCTGCAGCGGGGTGA
- a CDS encoding O-antigen ligase family protein yields MTNFGWGSKINALPYGMLYLVSALFLGTAVIYQPAIAVAAVLLIILLVVSLSRPELISYFVLLTTAISINFLYNGSMFGIEILSLYKLVILMLLVPCILVNGLKFRLSPPLWAMVALVFITFGFSIWLPEMSSSIAIKAFIGLSLPFVFLLINWKKEVAEKQIRIITLLPLVSVLAGVVLQAAHIHSFLDIEFTGAIRIQGANIPAHLAMLAFMGVGIAFIEVKRSPQHIKFFYTVLALNFLILIGTGTRGPILALVLMVLYYFYDISRQYLKGRTQYLIPLLCSFLLIVSAVYLQLDNIKKRSFERTTETGVDLSGRAEAWEYFLHKAEDSPLAGRGLGAVTVANDGSLYKGFVVPHNEYIRFYFDGGYVGAILLLLSLLAVFLLVYRALAPPVKPYYLLFIAAFLIYSFSDNTLSTVQSIIPFCWYLNCLYRSSQPTDSPQKEVIR; encoded by the coding sequence ATGACTAATTTTGGGTGGGGCTCAAAAATCAACGCTTTGCCATACGGAATGCTCTACCTGGTGTCTGCCCTGTTCCTCGGAACAGCGGTCATTTACCAGCCGGCAATTGCGGTAGCTGCCGTACTCCTGATTATATTGCTGGTTGTCTCTCTCTCTCGTCCTGAACTGATCAGTTATTTCGTTCTGTTGACGACAGCGATCTCCATTAACTTCTTGTATAACGGCAGCATGTTCGGGATTGAAATTCTTTCCCTCTACAAGCTGGTTATCCTGATGCTTCTGGTGCCTTGCATTCTGGTCAACGGCCTGAAGTTCCGTCTCAGTCCTCCGCTCTGGGCCATGGTAGCACTGGTGTTCATCACCTTTGGCTTCTCGATCTGGCTGCCGGAGATGAGCTCATCCATTGCCATAAAAGCCTTTATCGGTCTGTCGCTTCCCTTCGTGTTTCTCCTGATCAACTGGAAGAAAGAAGTGGCTGAGAAGCAAATCCGCATCATCACTTTGCTGCCGCTGGTCAGCGTGCTGGCTGGAGTGGTGCTGCAGGCGGCTCATATCCATTCATTTCTCGATATCGAGTTCACGGGCGCTATACGGATACAGGGGGCGAACATTCCAGCGCATCTGGCTATGCTGGCTTTTATGGGAGTGGGCATCGCATTTATTGAGGTGAAACGGAGTCCGCAGCATATCAAGTTTTTCTACACCGTGCTGGCGCTGAACTTTCTAATCCTGATCGGAACAGGAACGCGGGGACCGATATTAGCCCTGGTTTTGATGGTTCTCTACTATTTTTACGACATTTCCCGTCAGTACTTAAAGGGGAGAACGCAATATCTGATTCCGCTGCTGTGCTCGTTTCTCCTGATTGTCTCGGCTGTCTATCTGCAGCTGGACAACATCAAGAAGCGCTCCTTCGAACGGACGACCGAAACGGGTGTTGATTTGTCGGGACGGGCGGAGGCCTGGGAATATTTCCTGCACAAAGCGGAGGATTCGCCCCTTGCGGGCAGAGGACTCGGCGCAGTGACTGTAGCCAATGACGGGTCGCTGTACAAAGGCTTTGTGGTTCCGCACAACGAGTACATCCGGTTTTATTTCGATGGAGGATATGTCGGCGCCATCCTGCTGTTGCTTTCCTTATTGGCTGTGTTTCTTCTGGTTTACAGAGCTTTGGCACCGCCGGTCAAACCTTACTATCTGCTCTTTATTGCAGCGTTCCTAATTTATTCTTTTTCCGACAACACGCTGTCGACGGTCCAATCCATTATTCCGTTCTGTTGGTACCTGAACTGCCTGTATCGATCTTCACAGCCAACCGATTCCCCACAAAAAGAAGTGATACGATGA
- a CDS encoding WecB/TagA/CpsF family glycosyltransferase, whose amino-acid sequence MNQVNMFDVNFDNYDFMDLLEYIDKTIKERNQSYILTCNVDHVIKLRKDKEFRAVYSEAGAVVADGMPLIWASKMLGKPLKQKVSGSDLFSRLGDAFEQRKYRLFFLGSAEGVPERATKNLKAAYPGMNIVGCYSPSYGFEHNEEENQRIIQMLTETQPDIVFVGVGAPKQEKWIYRHYTSYRAPISIGVGATFDFLSGSVKRAPDFMQKTGLEWFWRLSQEPGRLWKRYLVDDAQFLVLLLKELRKRDKIKGGRFE is encoded by the coding sequence ATGAACCAAGTGAATATGTTCGATGTCAATTTCGATAACTATGATTTCATGGATCTGCTTGAATACATTGACAAGACCATTAAGGAAAGGAATCAATCCTACATCCTGACCTGCAATGTCGATCATGTGATCAAGCTTCGCAAGGACAAAGAGTTTAGGGCGGTATATTCCGAAGCGGGTGCCGTAGTGGCGGATGGAATGCCGCTGATCTGGGCTTCGAAGATGCTGGGCAAGCCGCTGAAGCAGAAGGTCTCCGGATCAGATCTCTTCAGCCGCCTGGGTGACGCCTTCGAGCAAAGAAAGTACCGGCTGTTCTTTCTGGGCTCGGCGGAAGGTGTGCCAGAGCGGGCGACAAAGAATTTAAAGGCGGCTTATCCCGGCATGAACATTGTCGGCTGTTATTCTCCCTCCTACGGTTTTGAGCACAACGAGGAAGAGAATCAGCGTATTATCCAAATGCTGACCGAAACCCAGCCGGATATTGTATTCGTCGGTGTGGGCGCACCGAAGCAGGAGAAATGGATCTACCGGCATTACACCTCCTACCGGGCGCCGATTTCCATCGGCGTGGGAGCGACGTTTGATTTCCTCTCGGGCTCCGTCAAACGGGCGCCGGACTTTATGCAGAAAACAGGGCTTGAATGGTTCTGGCGGCTGAGCCAGGAACCGGGACGCCTGTGGAAAAGATATCTTGTAGATGATGCCCAGTTCCTGGTCCTGCTGCTTAAAGAGCTGCGCAAGCGGGATAAGATCAAGGGCGGGAGATTTGAGTAA
- a CDS encoding O-antigen ligase family protein: MKMMSQNESNLTLPSLTSVKSGVMMTLICAMCLGLPLLIGFASAKLSSSSSLQGVILAGILFPAFLLALLKPKHLIAYTLLIWAVAPELRRIADWYEGVYHSVSLLSLAPLLTGATLAIPVLKEIHRIRKSSTRIILLFSVALAYGALIGLAKNGIGSVYDLANYIVPLLLIPFFAVTRFKPKDIDRLLYAFANIAVLVAIYGIIQYLTVPPWDAFWMRNADMMSIGTPYPLEIRVFSTLNSPGPAATFLVFALVPMILEKRWQGTLRWIGVLLVVVCLLTTLVRSAWLVLLVMLLVYIASSPSKGKWKTLLQLGFVAVALIWIVPKLPGAEGLVARMETLTSVQEDHSYNERLSLWQNMLPMVAANPVGQGIGSVGQGTKIGNGGELGEYGNMDNGVIALLLTFGVLGALFFFGALGAVIKQIVVRVTSKDSLQPYARLSLAAWMGAVVSLVSDNGFPGLKGYLIWMLIGLGLSAKEIIESRKKGTPHAAVEREITSH; the protein is encoded by the coding sequence ATGAAGATGATGAGCCAGAATGAAAGCAACCTGACATTGCCATCCCTCACTTCGGTGAAGTCAGGCGTCATGATGACGCTGATCTGCGCTATGTGCCTGGGGCTTCCGCTGCTGATCGGCTTCGCCAGTGCGAAGCTCAGCTCTTCCAGCAGTCTGCAGGGGGTCATTCTGGCAGGGATTCTATTCCCCGCATTCCTGCTGGCGCTGCTGAAGCCGAAACACCTGATCGCCTATACTCTGCTGATCTGGGCGGTGGCCCCGGAGCTGCGGCGTATCGCCGACTGGTACGAAGGGGTCTACCACTCGGTATCCCTGCTCAGCCTGGCGCCTCTGCTGACGGGAGCAACACTTGCGATTCCGGTGCTGAAGGAAATCCACAGAATCCGGAAATCCTCCACGCGGATCATCCTGCTGTTCTCGGTAGCGTTGGCCTACGGCGCATTGATCGGTCTGGCGAAGAACGGCATAGGCTCGGTATACGATTTGGCTAACTACATCGTACCGCTGCTGCTGATTCCGTTCTTCGCGGTAACGCGTTTCAAGCCTAAGGATATTGACCGGCTGCTGTACGCTTTTGCCAATATCGCAGTCCTGGTGGCGATCTACGGCATCATCCAATATCTGACGGTTCCTCCCTGGGACGCTTTCTGGATGAGGAATGCAGATATGATGTCCATCGGAACACCGTATCCCTTGGAAATCCGCGTCTTTTCCACTCTGAATTCTCCCGGACCGGCGGCGACCTTCCTGGTATTCGCCCTCGTCCCGATGATTCTGGAGAAAAGATGGCAAGGCACGCTGCGCTGGATCGGTGTCCTGCTCGTTGTGGTCTGTCTGCTGACCACGCTGGTGCGTTCCGCCTGGCTGGTCCTGCTGGTTATGCTGCTGGTGTACATCGCCTCTTCTCCCTCCAAAGGGAAGTGGAAAACCCTGCTTCAGCTGGGATTTGTAGCAGTAGCGCTGATCTGGATCGTTCCCAAGCTGCCGGGAGCAGAGGGGCTGGTGGCCCGCATGGAGACACTTACCTCCGTGCAGGAAGACCACTCCTATAATGAACGGCTCAGCTTATGGCAGAACATGCTGCCGATGGTAGCCGCTAATCCGGTTGGCCAGGGAATCGGCAGTGTAGGCCAAGGAACAAAGATTGGCAACGGCGGGGAGCTTGGAGAGTACGGCAACATGGACAACGGCGTTATCGCACTGCTGCTTACCTTTGGAGTACTGGGCGCCTTATTCTTCTTCGGCGCACTTGGGGCCGTCATTAAACAGATTGTGGTCAGAGTCACCAGCAAGGACAGTCTTCAGCCCTATGCCCGGCTATCGCTGGCAGCATGGATGGGGGCGGTAGTCAGCCTGGTGTCTGACAACGGATTCCCCGGACTCAAGGGATATCTGATATGGATGCTGATCGGCCTTGGGCTAAGCGCCAAAGAGATTATTGAGAGCAGAAAGAAGGGAACACCACATGCAGCAGTTGAACGCGAAATCACTTCCCACTAG
- a CDS encoding oligosaccharide flippase family protein, protein MQQLNAKSLPTSTVWSSLKKFTKSKDNSSAAVKTMFVSVLILLVNMLTGVLTARYLGPTGRGEQTAMVNWSQFLAFSMSFGIPSALIYNAKKNPDEAGVLYRVALMIGLGFGMVAMTVGIFVLPYWLESFSPEVVVFAQWSMILCPLIVISQINNAAFQFRGDYKTFNWMRYLVPLLTLAAIGVLILTDHMNPFTTALAYLVPSVPLFIGMTILLLRTYRVKLKDAYLNFKRLFTYGLGSYGNDLLGQFSGYIDQIIIAGLLRPADLGLYAVAVSLSRMVNFFSNSITVVLFPKASELSKEEAIALTFKAFRISTTCTLLGAVFLMLVAPFVIPLLYGKDFNTALTVFRLLLLEVTISGGTLILAQVFMALGKPKFVSILQGVGLILVIPMLFLLVPKFGLFGAGVAMLSSAVLRFLFIILNIKYNLKVKLPRLLINGDDIKWMKTTMNSYIHKKPADTSS, encoded by the coding sequence ATGCAGCAGTTGAACGCGAAATCACTTCCCACTAGCACAGTCTGGTCCTCGCTCAAGAAATTCACAAAGAGCAAGGACAACAGCTCGGCAGCCGTAAAAACCATGTTCGTCAGCGTGTTGATTCTGCTGGTTAACATGCTGACGGGTGTGCTGACTGCCCGCTATCTCGGGCCGACAGGCCGCGGGGAACAGACAGCTATGGTGAACTGGTCCCAGTTTCTGGCGTTCAGTATGAGCTTCGGTATTCCCTCGGCGCTGATCTACAATGCCAAGAAGAATCCGGATGAGGCCGGGGTGCTCTACCGGGTGGCGCTGATGATCGGCCTTGGGTTTGGCATGGTGGCCATGACAGTGGGAATCTTTGTCCTACCCTACTGGCTGGAATCCTTCAGTCCGGAGGTGGTGGTTTTTGCGCAATGGTCGATGATCCTGTGTCCGCTGATTGTGATCTCGCAGATTAACAACGCGGCATTTCAGTTCAGAGGGGATTACAAGACCTTTAACTGGATGCGTTATCTGGTTCCTCTGCTGACGCTGGCAGCCATTGGCGTTCTGATCCTCACGGATCATATGAATCCATTTACTACGGCACTGGCTTACTTGGTTCCATCCGTACCGCTGTTTATCGGAATGACAATCTTGCTGCTCCGCACCTACAGGGTGAAGCTGAAGGACGCATACCTGAATTTCAAAAGATTATTCACGTATGGCCTCGGCTCTTACGGAAATGACCTGCTCGGCCAATTCTCCGGCTATATCGACCAGATCATTATTGCCGGTCTGCTGCGGCCAGCCGATTTGGGACTGTATGCAGTAGCAGTGAGCTTGTCGCGGATGGTCAACTTCTTCTCGAACTCGATCACCGTGGTGCTTTTTCCAAAGGCTTCTGAGCTCTCGAAGGAGGAAGCGATCGCCCTTACCTTCAAAGCATTTCGGATCAGTACGACCTGCACCCTGCTCGGCGCGGTGTTCCTGATGCTGGTGGCCCCCTTCGTTATTCCGTTGCTGTACGGGAAGGATTTCAATACGGCGCTGACCGTATTCCGCCTGCTGCTGCTGGAAGTTACGATCAGCGGAGGCACACTGATTCTGGCTCAGGTCTTTATGGCGCTTGGCAAACCGAAATTCGTATCCATTCTTCAGGGAGTGGGCTTGATCCTGGTGATCCCGATGCTCTTCCTGCTGGTGCCGAAGTTCGGATTGTTCGGAGCAGGGGTGGCGATGTTGTCATCGGCTGTACTGCGGTTCTTGTTCATTATTCTCAATATTAAATACAACCTGAAGGTCAAGCTACCGCGGCTGCTGATCAACGGGGACGACATTAAGTGGATGAAGACGACGATGAATTCCTATATTCATAAAAAACCCGCGGATACGAGCAGTTAG
- a CDS encoding glycosyltransferase family 2 protein yields MDSVTSVLGGPGSYPISAVIIAQDDEIRISKAIQSCRLFADEVVVIDGGSKDGTVQLAESLDCRVYVNPWPGYAKQREFGVERAVHDWVFLIDTDEVVSDELAKDILERKPALTDRGVAYSLYRIGDFLGRWLDKGEYLVRLYNRKEYGIRNSLVHEMPEVLEERTVRLNGTLWHQGFRSINDHVTRFNKYTDLEAQSAYASGKPFKLRNLLLRPPARFLQKYFLHGLFKKGIAGFAVSVFWVMYEFMVGFKHYELNSSGKLAQHNAQGQAEKEKKGERSYAVQ; encoded by the coding sequence ATGGATTCAGTGACAAGCGTGCTTGGCGGCCCGGGGAGTTACCCGATATCTGCTGTCATCATTGCTCAGGATGACGAAATTCGAATATCCAAAGCAATTCAATCCTGCCGACTTTTCGCCGACGAGGTGGTTGTAATCGACGGAGGAAGCAAAGACGGGACGGTGCAATTGGCCGAAAGCCTGGATTGCCGGGTATACGTCAACCCATGGCCCGGATACGCGAAGCAAAGAGAATTCGGAGTGGAACGCGCCGTCCATGATTGGGTCTTCCTGATTGATACCGATGAAGTGGTCAGCGATGAGCTGGCCAAGGATATTCTTGAGCGCAAGCCGGCGCTGACGGACCGGGGCGTAGCTTACTCGCTATACCGGATCGGTGATTTTCTGGGCAGATGGCTGGATAAGGGCGAGTATCTGGTGCGGCTGTACAACCGCAAGGAGTACGGTATCCGCAACTCCCTGGTGCATGAAATGCCCGAGGTGTTGGAGGAACGGACGGTTCGCTTGAACGGAACGCTCTGGCATCAGGGCTTCCGCAGCATCAATGACCATGTAACCCGGTTTAATAAATACACCGACCTGGAAGCGCAGAGCGCTTATGCGAGCGGCAAGCCGTTTAAGCTGAGAAATCTGCTGCTGCGGCCGCCGGCACGGTTCCTGCAGAAATATTTTCTGCACGGTTTGTTCAAGAAAGGCATTGCAGGGTTCGCGGTATCCGTATTTTGGGTGATGTATGAATTCATGGTCGGCTTCAAGCACTACGAATTGAACAGCTCCGGCAAGCTGGCCCAGCACAACGCACAGGGGCAGGCCGAGAAAGAAAAGAAAGGGGAGAGAAGCTATGCCGTACAGTGA
- a CDS encoding glycosyltransferase family 4 protein codes for MPYSDGLNIMTTGLSWPSLQPGGLNTYFKSVCEQLSSRNQVHALICSQETPSTSKELIIHNAGDPKETIWKRKDAFQRKAADLMGSGSGRIDILYTHFAPYGVGPAMEAKKRGIPVVMTFHGPWNEEMKIEGQGIKHRVKTTIAKSIERKAYKLADQFIVLSEYFRDMLHSLHGVPLHKIIVIPGAANVERFIPASNRLAVRRTLNLPEGATTVLTVRRLMNRMGLLQLLEAWKQVSERFPNAILLIGGKGPLRGELEEKISDYGLSNKVRLLGYIPDHELASYYQAADMFVVPSQALEGFGLITVEALASGLPVMATPVGGNKEILQGFRPELLFKGSTSDDMAEGMIHMLSNRKLLPGRDECRNHVLEKYTWQHVGDQVESVFLQTLGKGVAAGC; via the coding sequence ATGCCGTACAGTGACGGATTAAACATTATGACGACAGGCCTCAGTTGGCCTTCGTTACAGCCCGGCGGGCTTAACACTTATTTTAAATCCGTTTGCGAGCAGCTCTCCTCACGCAACCAGGTGCATGCGCTGATCTGCAGTCAGGAGACGCCGTCCACCTCGAAGGAACTGATTATTCATAATGCCGGAGATCCCAAGGAAACGATCTGGAAGCGTAAGGATGCTTTTCAGCGTAAAGCTGCAGATTTGATGGGCAGCGGGAGCGGGCGCATTGATATTCTATATACCCACTTCGCACCCTACGGCGTTGGGCCGGCGATGGAAGCGAAGAAGCGGGGGATTCCGGTGGTCATGACTTTTCATGGCCCATGGAATGAAGAGATGAAGATCGAAGGCCAGGGCATTAAGCACCGGGTCAAAACAACGATTGCCAAATCTATTGAACGCAAGGCCTACAAGCTGGCCGACCAGTTCATTGTACTTAGCGAGTATTTCCGTGACATGCTGCACAGTCTGCATGGTGTGCCGCTGCACAAAATCATCGTGATCCCGGGTGCAGCCAATGTGGAGCGGTTCATCCCTGCCAGCAACCGGCTGGCTGTCCGCCGGACGCTGAATTTGCCGGAGGGAGCAACGACGGTACTGACGGTCCGGCGGCTGATGAACCGGATGGGGCTGCTGCAGCTTTTGGAAGCCTGGAAGCAGGTATCCGAGCGGTTCCCGAACGCGATTCTGCTGATCGGAGGCAAAGGTCCGCTGCGCGGAGAGCTGGAAGAAAAAATCTCCGATTATGGTCTCAGTAACAAAGTCAGGCTGCTTGGCTACATTCCCGATCATGAACTGGCCTCCTACTACCAGGCTGCTGACATGTTCGTGGTTCCTTCACAGGCACTCGAGGGCTTTGGACTTATCACCGTTGAAGCACTGGCTTCCGGTCTTCCGGTTATGGCTACTCCGGTCGGAGGCAACAAAGAGATTCTGCAGGGCTTCCGTCCGGAGCTGCTGTTCAAGGGTTCGACCAGTGATGATATGGCGGAGGGTATGATTCATATGCTCAGTAACCGCAAGCTGCTTCCCGGCCGTGACGAATGCAGAAACCATGTGCTGGAGAAATACACCTGGCAGCATGTGGGCGATCAAGTGGAATCGGTATTCCTTCAAACATTGGGAAAGGGTGTGGCTGCAGGATGCTAA
- a CDS encoding glycosyltransferase family 4 protein, producing the protein MLKVAYIDHTAKWSGGEVALFNILTNIGKEIQPLVILAEEGALAERLREKGIDVRIIPLDESIRSRGRNAVNLGAPAAAFKLLAYGRKLAPLLKQEKVDCVHTNSLKSAFYGAVAAKKAGVPLIWHIRDHIGAPYLKPVVAKAIRLLSRLLPNGVIANSHSTLNALELPRSKKTLVVYSAFAKAIGESIGRRDQKDFNVLLVGRLAHWKGQHIVLEAAKAFKDDSRVQFWLAGDALFGEEEYKQELIQKMQQDGLTNVKLLGHVDDIQGLMKTADLLIHTSITPEPFGQVIVEGMAAGLPVIASNEGGPVEIVVPGVTGLLIQPGDPVVLADSITWMLNHPEERRRMAESGMKRVKEHFVIENTVKDIVAYYKGLLAAT; encoded by the coding sequence ATGCTAAAAGTCGCTTATATTGATCACACCGCCAAGTGGAGCGGAGGAGAGGTTGCGCTGTTCAACATTCTCACCAACATCGGCAAAGAGATTCAGCCGCTGGTCATCCTGGCCGAAGAAGGGGCGCTGGCTGAACGTCTGCGCGAAAAAGGCATCGACGTCCGCATCATCCCGCTTGATGAGAGCATCCGCAGCCGCGGCAGAAATGCCGTCAATCTCGGCGCTCCGGCTGCGGCGTTCAAGCTGCTGGCTTACGGCCGCAAGCTGGCGCCGCTGCTCAAACAGGAAAAGGTGGATTGTGTGCACACCAACTCCCTGAAATCGGCCTTCTATGGTGCAGTTGCCGCGAAGAAAGCGGGAGTGCCGCTGATCTGGCATATCCGGGACCATATCGGTGCCCCGTACCTGAAGCCGGTTGTCGCCAAGGCGATCCGGCTGCTGTCACGCCTGCTTCCCAATGGCGTGATTGCCAATTCCCATTCCACGCTGAATGCGCTGGAGCTGCCGCGTTCGAAGAAGACACTGGTGGTCTACTCCGCTTTTGCCAAAGCAATCGGCGAGAGCATCGGCAGACGGGACCAGAAGGATTTCAACGTCCTGCTGGTGGGCCGGCTGGCGCACTGGAAAGGCCAGCATATCGTGCTGGAGGCTGCCAAAGCGTTCAAGGATGACAGCCGTGTCCAGTTCTGGCTGGCCGGTGATGCCTTGTTCGGGGAAGAGGAATATAAACAGGAATTAATTCAAAAGATGCAGCAGGATGGGCTTACCAACGTCAAACTGCTGGGTCATGTGGATGACATACAAGGCCTTATGAAAACTGCTGATTTGCTGATTCACACTTCGATTACCCCCGAGCCATTCGGCCAGGTTATTGTCGAAGGCATGGCGGCTGGACTGCCGGTAATCGCCTCCAATGAAGGCGGCCCGGTAGAGATTGTGGTTCCCGGTGTAACGGGACTGCTGATCCAGCCTGGAGACCCAGTCGTACTTGCAGATTCCATCACCTGGATGCTGAACCATCCCGAAGAGCGAAGAAGGATGGCGGAAAGTGGAATGAAGCGGGTAAAAGAGCATTTTGTCATCGAGAATACGGTCAAGGACATCGTCGCTTATTACAAAGGATTGCTCGCCGCAACCTGA